From Lycium ferocissimum isolate CSIRO_LF1 chromosome 12, AGI_CSIRO_Lferr_CH_V1, whole genome shotgun sequence, one genomic window encodes:
- the LOC132040957 gene encoding uncharacterized protein LOC132040957, which yields MKGNSKVVTAAALVMVVSLAIVLGLVLVLVAELYCSLLIRRRRHLRKTPLSSTTSATVAQSPTEQPQQQQNQSTAPSTLSDFYAQGVLHAPRNFLFPAVTRTDKLDLEMQSSSQVSSIHYEVGLIFSSPQSHSFISIPSPKLVHRFLLQCSGGSRILIIHSVTEFNGCWSTQNFYMGPPLLQCSTSSDIEGHGGATKKQLVYISNPIYDNEACRPSRGDTPFETPDSSPSCLETIPFPGKMTMAVANHHRQVPLHSH from the exons ATGAAGGGTAACTCAAAAGTTGTAACGGCAGCAGCATTAGTAATGGTGGTGAGCCTTGCTATAGTTCTAGGCCTTGTGTTGGTTCTAGTTGCTGAGCTCTACTGCTCACTCTTAATTCGTCGACGACGACATCTCCGAAAGACACCTCTAAGTTCCACCACCTCAGCCACTGTGGCCCAAAGCCCAACAGAACAACCCCagcaacaacaaaaccaatcaaCTGCTCCAAGTACTCTCAGTGACTTCTATGCACAGGGGGTTCTTCATGCTCCTAGAAACTTTCTCTTCCCTGCAGTTACTCGCACCGACAAGTTGGACCTTGAAATGCAAAGCTCTTCGCAAGTCTCCTCCATTCATTATGAAGTTGGGCTTATATTTTCTTCACCACAATCCCATTCCTTTATTTCGATTCCATCCCCTAAACTAGTCCATCGATTTCTACTTCAAtgcagtggcggatccagaattttga TTATACACTCCGTGACTGAGTTTAATGGGTGCTGGAGCACCCAAAATTTCTACATGGGTCCGCCCCTGCTTCAATGCAGTACTAGTAGTGACATTGAAGGTCATGGTGGTGCTACAAAGAAGCAATTAGTATACATATCCAATCCCATTTACGACAACGAAGCCTGCAGGCCTAGCAGAGGTGATACCCCGTTTGAAACGCCTGATTCATCACCTTCATGTCTCGAAACAATTCCTTTTCCAGGGAAGATGACAATGGCAGTGGCCAATCATCATCGTCAAGTCCCTCTTCATTCCCATTAA
- the LOC132041210 gene encoding uncharacterized protein LOC132041210 isoform X1, producing the protein MLEGILNRGFSSKCKSLIKGARTRIGVVRRRAEAQQRFLKEDLSKLLHNGLDINAFGRTEEYLLGQNLLSCYDFVEQSCEYIVKQLSHMQKLRDCPEDCREAVASLMFAAARFSDLPELRELRDLFQERYGNSLECFVNQKFVEKLSSRSPAMEKRIQLLQDIALEFSIRWDSMGFQQRMALAQAQPNRSGPSHASAGNHILPNGKDGGSKSDKLDVVLGERHKGFNDQHNIQNGREAIVFKKEQWDLHSSKRKETSKDGNKPLTMQEASYSKGRKHDIVFDKELEQTRTRNKAVLEKDDNSIRIAKSGSSSHGERLEGFDNKFTRHNEYHGQFLKGRAQDPLSCARSETAPGRGLPFKNEDVSSPWDTAIEKNTVDSTRMVQQEYGNRLMTSYANFALPPPYINSKEKAIPPPYVKPNDSKERARKGSKQSVAEFDGHFGSSSPRNRIETIKINKESDLPDHEAQTIKPTRTNSHGHDKKFSHKDVLLPKPRSVRRKHHKSATNHGEEGKSEDARAVKKSSSSRRREHSRKGLQILFEDECHQKDEEERMIDKLLLHYSKKPPKCDVENRRKKPQAHLSHLTTPDTGEPSNNQTNRDQDEMESDMVPFPKRSISLPHEQAAPSKATKVFARANTFQPDNQACHVHPKLPDYDDLTARFAALRGR; encoded by the exons ATGCTTGAGGGTATATTGAACCGTGGTTTCAGCTCCAAATG CAAATCGCTTATAAAGGGAGCGAGGACGCGAATCGGAGTGGTTAGACGGAGAGCTGAGGCGCAACAGAGGTTTTTGAAGGAAGATCTTTCCAAATTGCTTCATAATGGACTCGATATTAATGCTTTTGGAAGG ACTGAAGAATATTTACTTGGGCAGAACCTCTTATCCTGCTACGACTTTGTGGAACAATCTTGTGAATATATTGTGAAGCAACTCTCCCACATGCAGAAACTAAG GGACTGTCCTGAGGACTGCAGAGAAGCTGTGGCATCGTTGATGTTTGCTGCAGCAAGATTCTCCGATTTGCCAGAATTACGAGAGCTAAGGGATTTATTTCAGGAGAGATACGGGAACTCTTTAGAATGTTTTGTTAACCAGAAG TTtgtcgagaaattatcttcaAGGTCCCCTGCAATGGAGAAGAGAATCCAGCTGTTGCAAGATATAGCTTTAGAATTTTCCATAAGGTGGGACTCCATGGGATTTCAACAGAGGATGGCACTTGCACAG GCCCAACCAAACAGGAGTGGACCTTCACACGCTTCTGCTGGCAACCACATTCTACCAAATGGCAAGGATGGTGGTTCAAAATCTGATAAACTTGATGTTGTACTTGGTGAAAGGCACAAGGGATTTAATGATCAACATAATATACAGAATGGCAGAGAGGCTATTGTCTTTAAGAAAGAGCAGTGGGATCTTCATTCCTctaaaaggaaagaaacaagTAAGGATGGGAATAAACCACTTACAATGCAGGAAGCAAGCTATTCAAAGGGGCGAAAACATGATATTGTGTTTGACAAGGAGTTGGAACAGACAAGGACAAGAAACAAAGCAGTCCTGGAGAAAGATGATAATTCAATAAGGATAGCAAAATCAGGCAGCTCATCACATGGAGAGAGGCTAGAAGGTTTTGATAATAAATTCACTAGACATAATGAATATCATGGTCAATTTCTCAAGGGAAGAGCACAGGACCCCCTATCTTGTGCAAGATCAGAGACTGCTCCTGGTAGGGGGCTGCCTTTCAAAAATGAAGATGTCTCTTCCCCTTGGGACACAGCCATCGAAAAGAATACTGTTGACTCAACAAGAATGGTTCAGCAGGAATATGGAAATAGGTTGATGACATCCTATGCCAACTTTGCTCTCCCTCCACCATACATTAATTCAAAAGAGAAAGCCATCCCTCCTCCCTATGTAAAGCCAAACGATAGCAAAGAAAGAGCCCGTAAAGGTTCTAAGCAGTCTGTTGCTGAATTTGATGGCCATTTCGGAAGTTCCTCTCCACGCAATAGAATTGAAACAATCAAGATAAATAAAGAATCAGACCTTCCTGATCATGAGGCTCAAACTATTAAACCCACTAGAACAAATAGTCACGGCCATGATAAAAAATTCTCTCACAAGGATGTGCTCTTGCCCAAACCAAGATCTGTTAGGAGAAAACACCATAAATCAGCGACAAATCACGGCGAAGAGGGGAAGTCTGAAGATGCCAGAGCGGTCAAGAAAAGTTCAAGTAGCCGGAGAAGGGAACATTCAAGGAAAGGCTTGCAGATTTTGTTTGAGGATGAATGCCATCAAAAAGATGAAGAGGAAAGGATGATAGATAAACTATTGCTGCATTACAGTAAAAAACCACCAAAATGTGATGTGGAAAACCGGAGAAAAAAGCCACAAGCTCATCTTTCACATCTGACAACTCCTGATACTGGTGAACCCTCAAATAATCAAACCAACAGAGATCAAGATGAAATGGAATCAGATATGGTTCCTTTCCCAAAAAGATCTATTTCCCTCCCACATGAGCAGGCTGCTCCATCAAAGGCAACAAAGGTATTTGCTCGTGCCAATACATTTCAGCCAGACAACCAGGCATGTCATGTGCATCCAAAACTACCAGATTATGATGATTTGACTGCCCGATTTGCTGCTCTAAGAGGCCGATGA
- the LOC132041210 gene encoding uncharacterized protein LOC132041210 isoform X2, with translation MPKIRDCPEDCREAVASLMFAAARFSDLPELRELRDLFQERYGNSLECFVNQKFVEKLSSRSPAMEKRIQLLQDIALEFSIRWDSMGFQQRMALAQAQPNRSGPSHASAGNHILPNGKDGGSKSDKLDVVLGERHKGFNDQHNIQNGREAIVFKKEQWDLHSSKRKETSKDGNKPLTMQEASYSKGRKHDIVFDKELEQTRTRNKAVLEKDDNSIRIAKSGSSSHGERLEGFDNKFTRHNEYHGQFLKGRAQDPLSCARSETAPGRGLPFKNEDVSSPWDTAIEKNTVDSTRMVQQEYGNRLMTSYANFALPPPYINSKEKAIPPPYVKPNDSKERARKGSKQSVAEFDGHFGSSSPRNRIETIKINKESDLPDHEAQTIKPTRTNSHGHDKKFSHKDVLLPKPRSVRRKHHKSATNHGEEGKSEDARAVKKSSSSRRREHSRKGLQILFEDECHQKDEEERMIDKLLLHYSKKPPKCDVENRRKKPQAHLSHLTTPDTGEPSNNQTNRDQDEMESDMVPFPKRSISLPHEQAAPSKATKVFARANTFQPDNQACHVHPKLPDYDDLTARFAALRGR, from the exons ATGCCCAAGATCAG GGACTGTCCTGAGGACTGCAGAGAAGCTGTGGCATCGTTGATGTTTGCTGCAGCAAGATTCTCCGATTTGCCAGAATTACGAGAGCTAAGGGATTTATTTCAGGAGAGATACGGGAACTCTTTAGAATGTTTTGTTAACCAGAAG TTtgtcgagaaattatcttcaAGGTCCCCTGCAATGGAGAAGAGAATCCAGCTGTTGCAAGATATAGCTTTAGAATTTTCCATAAGGTGGGACTCCATGGGATTTCAACAGAGGATGGCACTTGCACAG GCCCAACCAAACAGGAGTGGACCTTCACACGCTTCTGCTGGCAACCACATTCTACCAAATGGCAAGGATGGTGGTTCAAAATCTGATAAACTTGATGTTGTACTTGGTGAAAGGCACAAGGGATTTAATGATCAACATAATATACAGAATGGCAGAGAGGCTATTGTCTTTAAGAAAGAGCAGTGGGATCTTCATTCCTctaaaaggaaagaaacaagTAAGGATGGGAATAAACCACTTACAATGCAGGAAGCAAGCTATTCAAAGGGGCGAAAACATGATATTGTGTTTGACAAGGAGTTGGAACAGACAAGGACAAGAAACAAAGCAGTCCTGGAGAAAGATGATAATTCAATAAGGATAGCAAAATCAGGCAGCTCATCACATGGAGAGAGGCTAGAAGGTTTTGATAATAAATTCACTAGACATAATGAATATCATGGTCAATTTCTCAAGGGAAGAGCACAGGACCCCCTATCTTGTGCAAGATCAGAGACTGCTCCTGGTAGGGGGCTGCCTTTCAAAAATGAAGATGTCTCTTCCCCTTGGGACACAGCCATCGAAAAGAATACTGTTGACTCAACAAGAATGGTTCAGCAGGAATATGGAAATAGGTTGATGACATCCTATGCCAACTTTGCTCTCCCTCCACCATACATTAATTCAAAAGAGAAAGCCATCCCTCCTCCCTATGTAAAGCCAAACGATAGCAAAGAAAGAGCCCGTAAAGGTTCTAAGCAGTCTGTTGCTGAATTTGATGGCCATTTCGGAAGTTCCTCTCCACGCAATAGAATTGAAACAATCAAGATAAATAAAGAATCAGACCTTCCTGATCATGAGGCTCAAACTATTAAACCCACTAGAACAAATAGTCACGGCCATGATAAAAAATTCTCTCACAAGGATGTGCTCTTGCCCAAACCAAGATCTGTTAGGAGAAAACACCATAAATCAGCGACAAATCACGGCGAAGAGGGGAAGTCTGAAGATGCCAGAGCGGTCAAGAAAAGTTCAAGTAGCCGGAGAAGGGAACATTCAAGGAAAGGCTTGCAGATTTTGTTTGAGGATGAATGCCATCAAAAAGATGAAGAGGAAAGGATGATAGATAAACTATTGCTGCATTACAGTAAAAAACCACCAAAATGTGATGTGGAAAACCGGAGAAAAAAGCCACAAGCTCATCTTTCACATCTGACAACTCCTGATACTGGTGAACCCTCAAATAATCAAACCAACAGAGATCAAGATGAAATGGAATCAGATATGGTTCCTTTCCCAAAAAGATCTATTTCCCTCCCACATGAGCAGGCTGCTCCATCAAAGGCAACAAAGGTATTTGCTCGTGCCAATACATTTCAGCCAGACAACCAGGCATGTCATGTGCATCCAAAACTACCAGATTATGATGATTTGACTGCCCGATTTGCTGCTCTAAGAGGCCGATGA